From Bradyrhizobium sp. 4:
ACGTTCCGGTCCGCCGCATCTTGATTTTGCCCTTTGCCTCCGTATAGGTTCGCGGCATGATTTTCACGTCCACATTCCTCCCGCTGATCTGAGCGACCAAGTCGTTTCGGCGCACCGCGCCAATCAGATCACAACGGCTGCGCTGACGCGATGGCCGAACGGAGAATGTGCAATGCCCAAAACCGAGCGCATCGGCGTGACCTCTTGTCAGGTCCGGGACTTCATCGACGACGGTTTCATCAAGATCGAGAACGCCTTCAGCACGCAGCTTGCGGAGCAATGCAGGGAGGAATTGTGGGCGGATATTGGTCTGTCGCCACATGAGCCCGAAAGCTGGACCCGGCCGGTCATTCGCGTGGGATCGAAGTCTTCGCCACCATTCATTGAAGCCGCCAACACGCCGATCCTGCACGAAGCCTATGACCAACTCGCGGGTGACCGTCGCTGGATCGTGCCCAAAGCGCTCGGGACTTTTCCGATCCGCTTTCCCTCACCGGAATCCCCGGGTGATGATGGCTGGCATGTAGACATGAGTTTTGGCTTCAGCAATCCGGACTTCATGCAGTGGCGCGTTAATGTGAGGAGCAGCGGACGCGCATTGCTGATGCTCTTCCTGTTCTCGGACGTAGGTCCTGATGATGCGCCAACGAAGATACGGAAAGGTTCGCACACCACCATCGCCCGGGAGCTGCTGCCCCATGGCGATGCAGGGGCGACGCTGGGGCAGATCTCTGCCAACGGTTACGCTTCTACGGAAGATTTCGAGGTTGAACTGGCACTTGGTGCGGCAGGTACCGTTTATCTGTGCCATCCATTCCTGGTTCACGCCGCGC
This genomic window contains:
- a CDS encoding phytanoyl-CoA dioxygenase family protein — encoded protein: MPKTERIGVTSCQVRDFIDDGFIKIENAFSTQLAEQCREELWADIGLSPHEPESWTRPVIRVGSKSSPPFIEAANTPILHEAYDQLAGDRRWIVPKALGTFPIRFPSPESPGDDGWHVDMSFGFSNPDFMQWRVNVRSSGRALLMLFLFSDVGPDDAPTKIRKGSHTTIARELLPHGDAGATLGQISANGYASTEDFEVELALGAAGTVYLCHPFLVHAAQPHRGKRPRFMAQPPLLPTGEFDAALPPSPVQIAIRQACGLTTP